In Delphinus delphis chromosome 18, mDelDel1.2, whole genome shotgun sequence, the following proteins share a genomic window:
- the SERTM1 gene encoding serine-rich and transmembrane domain-containing protein 1, whose protein sequence is MSEPDSSSVFSGSMENGTFLELFPTSLSTSVDPSSGHLSNVYIYVSIFLSLLAFLLLLLIIALQRLKNIISSSSSYPEYPSDAGSSFTNLEVCSISSQRSTFSNLSS, encoded by the coding sequence ATGTCTGAACCTGACTCTTCATCTGTATTCTCGGGGAGTATGGAGAATGGAACTTTCCTCGAGCTATTTCCCACATCCCTGTCCACATCGGTGGACCCGTCCTCAGGCCACCTGTCAAATGTCTACATCTATGTGTCCATATTCCTCAGCCTGTTAGCCTTCCTGCTTCTACTTTTAATCATTGCCCTCCAGAGGCTCAAAAATATCATCTCCTCCAGTTCCTCCTACCCGGAGTATCCAAGCGACGCTGGAAGTTCTTTCACCAACTTGGAAGTCTGCAGTATTTCCTCGCAAAGGTCCACTTTTTCAAACCTTTCCTCCTGA